From Solibacillus sp. FSL W7-1464:
ACAATGTTAGAAATCAAAATTGAAATTATCCGGATCTTTCCCGAATCGTTCATTGCGATTCAATGCATTTAGCTGCTGCATTGTTTCATTTGTTAATTCGAAATGATAGAGTTCACTATTTTCTTTAATGCGTGAAGCTGTAACGGATTTCGGAATAATGATGACATCATTTTGTAAATGCCAACGTAAGATGATCTGAGCCGGTGATACATTATATTCATTTGCAATACGAATAATCGTTTCATCGTTTAAAACATTTCCACGGCCTAGCGGTGACCATGCAGTTACTGCAATCTGCTGCTGTTCACAAAATGCGCGCAGCGGTTCCTGGGACAAATAAGGATGGGCTTCGATTTGATTGACCATCGGCGCCACATTGCAAGTTGCCATAATTTCTTTTAAATGATGTTCATGATGGTTGGATACCCCGGGTACACGGATGAGCTTCTCATCATACAAGCGCTCAATTGCACGGTACGTATCTACATACTT
This genomic window contains:
- a CDS encoding aldo/keto reductase; the protein is MNLQSTKKLANGLEMPYLGLGVYKMTDRDETLQAIETALDLGYRAIDTAALYYNEEEVGEAIRHSSVLREDIFVTTKVWNSDQGYDNTLRAFETSLKKLDMDYVDLYLTHWPVEDKYVDTYRAIERLYDEKLIRVPGVSNHHEHHLKEIMATCNVAPMVNQIEAHPYLSQEPLRAFCEQQQIAVTAWSPLGRGNVLNDETIIRIANEYNVSPAQIILRWHLQNDVIIIPKSVTASRIKENSELYHFELTNETMQQLNALNRNERFGKDPDNFNFDF